The following proteins are encoded in a genomic region of Osmia bicornis bicornis unplaced genomic scaffold, iOsmBic2.1, whole genome shotgun sequence:
- the LOC123989115 gene encoding uncharacterized protein LOC123989115, whose translation MRPSGEHKIAASTKRDRTSADTNRVSDGTRFSQINLQHCKAATDILHHRLVTRQTDIALIQEPWISKERVGGLDTRCGSLYYDATSTRPRACIFVKKEITALKLNEYCTADLSAVKVKLNLGGNTSELVICSAYLPYDSEDPPPTRELRALIGHCANNGLHLVIGCDANSHHTVWGSTNTNGRGTALLEYLATTGLEILNKGSAPTHVTSRRQEVIDLTLGSAKVAQVAKHWQVRDESTLSDHRLITFNLKGDREGGTGEAYRNPKATNWALYREGLEGRLKGHCQRPRTVGEIEQAVKHLSSAVTQAYEVACPAKIVSSSKRVPW comes from the coding sequence ATGCGCCCCTCTGGGGAACATAAGATAGCCGCAAGCACCAAGCGAGACCGGACCAGCGCTGACACCAACAGGGTGTCAGACGGCACCAGGTTCTCGCAGATAAATCTGCAACATTGCAAGGCGGCAACGGACATCCTCCATCACCGCCTTGTGACAAGGCAGACAGATATAGCCCTCATACAAGAACCTTGGATCTCCAAGGAACGCGTAGGAGGGCTCGATACGAGATGCGGCTCACTCTACTACGACGCCACATCTACAAGACCCAGGGCCTGTATCTTCGTCAAGAAGGAGATAACGGCCCTGAAACTAAACGAATACTGCACAGCGGATCTCTCAGCGGTTAAGGTCAAACTTAACCTCGGAGGGAATACGTCTGAGCTAGTGATCTGCTCGGCGTACCTCCCATATGACTCAGAGGACCCTCCACCCACGAGGGAACTCAGAGCTCTGATAGGCCACTGCGCAAATAATGGTCTGCACCTGGTGATCGGATGCGATGCCAACTCGCACCATACCGTATGGGGCAGCACCAATACCAATGGCAGAGGCACAGCACTGCTAGAGTACCTCGCCACCACGGGTCTGGAGATCCTTAACAAAGGCTCCGCCCCCACACACGTCACCTCCCGCAGACAGGAGGTAATCGACCTGACCCTGGGCTCCGCAAAGGTGGCACAGGTTGCCAAACACTGGCAGGTTCGAGATGAAAGCACACTCTCGGACCACCGCCTAATTACTTTCAACTTAAAAGGCGACAGGGAAGGCGGCACTGGAGAAGCGTACAGAAACCCAAAGGCCACCAACTGGGCACTCTATAGAGAGGGCCTGGAAGGGAGGCTTAAGGGGCACTGTCAGCGTCCCAGGACCGTAGGCGAAATTGAGCAAGCGGTGAAGCACTTAAGCTCCGCCGTTACTCAAGCCTACGAAGTCGCCTGCCCCGCCAAAATTGTAAGCAGTAGCAAAAGGGTCCCCTGGTAG